The following are encoded together in the Daucus carota subsp. sativus chromosome 5, DH1 v3.0, whole genome shotgun sequence genome:
- the LOC108220816 gene encoding WAT1-related protein At2g37460 isoform X2: protein MYSLSTAMPLPPSKVRPKMTKAMFGKIMLLGLLEPVIDQNLYIMGMKNTTATFAAAMCNVLPAITFVMACIFGLEKVKLKSIRSQAKVGGTLTTVGGAMLMTLVKGPIIDLIWTKGRTGTHISQTNGGVDLQHSVRGSLMITAGCFSWACFMVLQAITLETYPAELSLTAWICLMGTVEGSVVALVMERGNAAVWSLNLDTKLLAAVYSGVFCSGLAYYVQGIIMKDRGPVFVTAFNPLSMIIVAVLGSFILAEQMYLGRVIGAFVIVAGLYLVVWGKSKDYKSDTKTPSMDEQKTANFGQMRDASNTNDEENHKVITINESTMK from the exons ATGTATTCGTTGTCTACCGCCATGCCATTGCCACCATC GAAAGTAAGGCCAAAGATGACAAAGGCGATGTTCGGAAAGATTATGCTTCTTGGCCTGTTAGA ACCAGTTATCGATCAGAATCTTTATATTATGGGGATGAAAAACACGACGGCAACATTTGCAGCCGCTATGTGTAATGTGTTACCTGCCATAACATTTGTCATGGCTTGCATTTTTGG ACTTGAGAAAGTTAAATTAAAGAGTATCAGAAGCCAAGCTAAGGTAGGCGGTACACTAACTACTGTCGGGGGAGCCATGCTCATGACGCTTGTCAAAGGGCCAATTATTGATCTAATATGGACAAAAGGAAGAACAGGAACCCATATATCCCAAACAAATGGCGGCGTGGATCTTCAGCATTCAGTTAGGGGTTCACTCATGATCACAGCGGGGTGCTTCAGTTGGGCTTGTTTCATGGTTCTACAA GCAATTACACTCGAGACCTATCCTGCTGAGCTCTCTCTAACAGCTTGGATATGCCTGATGGGCACCGTGGAGGGAAGTGTAGTGGCCCTTGTAATGGAGAGGGGAAATGCTGCTGTTTGGTCCCTCAACTTGGACACTAAACTACTAGCAGCTGTCTACAGT GGCGTCTTTTGTTCAGGGCTCGCTTATTATGTGCAAGGAATAATAATGAAAGACAGAGGACCAGTTTTTGTGACGGCATTTAATCCACTAAGCATGATCATTGTCGCTGTCCTCGGATCCTTCATCTTAGCGGAACAGATGTATCTGGGAAG GGTAATTGGAGCTTTTGTAATAGTTGCTGGACTTTACCTTGTTGTATGGGGCAAGAGCAAAGATTATAAATCCGATACTAAGACCCCGTCCATGGACGAACAGAAAACAGCAAACTTTGGACAAATGAGAGATGCAAGTAACACTAATGACGAAGAAAACCACAAGGTCATAACCATTAATGAATCTACAATGAAGTAA
- the LOC108220816 gene encoding WAT1-related protein At2g37460 isoform X1, whose amino-acid sequence MSTSKVFRRAKPFLAVLFLQFGLAGMDILSKAALNQGMSNYVFVVYRHAIATIVIAPFAIILDKKVRPKMTKAMFGKIMLLGLLEPVIDQNLYIMGMKNTTATFAAAMCNVLPAITFVMACIFGLEKVKLKSIRSQAKVGGTLTTVGGAMLMTLVKGPIIDLIWTKGRTGTHISQTNGGVDLQHSVRGSLMITAGCFSWACFMVLQAITLETYPAELSLTAWICLMGTVEGSVVALVMERGNAAVWSLNLDTKLLAAVYSGVFCSGLAYYVQGIIMKDRGPVFVTAFNPLSMIIVAVLGSFILAEQMYLGRVIGAFVIVAGLYLVVWGKSKDYKSDTKTPSMDEQKTANFGQMRDASNTNDEENHKVITINESTMK is encoded by the exons ATGTCAACAAGCAAAGTATTTAGGAGGGCAAAGCCCTTTCTTGCAGTCCTCTTCTTGCAGTTTGGGCTAGCAGGAATGGACATCCTTTCCAAAGCAGCACTAAACCAAGGGATGAGCAATTATGTATTCGTTGTCTACCGCCATGCCATTGCCACCATCGTAATTGCTCCTTTTGCAATTATCCTCGACAa GAAAGTAAGGCCAAAGATGACAAAGGCGATGTTCGGAAAGATTATGCTTCTTGGCCTGTTAGA ACCAGTTATCGATCAGAATCTTTATATTATGGGGATGAAAAACACGACGGCAACATTTGCAGCCGCTATGTGTAATGTGTTACCTGCCATAACATTTGTCATGGCTTGCATTTTTGG ACTTGAGAAAGTTAAATTAAAGAGTATCAGAAGCCAAGCTAAGGTAGGCGGTACACTAACTACTGTCGGGGGAGCCATGCTCATGACGCTTGTCAAAGGGCCAATTATTGATCTAATATGGACAAAAGGAAGAACAGGAACCCATATATCCCAAACAAATGGCGGCGTGGATCTTCAGCATTCAGTTAGGGGTTCACTCATGATCACAGCGGGGTGCTTCAGTTGGGCTTGTTTCATGGTTCTACAA GCAATTACACTCGAGACCTATCCTGCTGAGCTCTCTCTAACAGCTTGGATATGCCTGATGGGCACCGTGGAGGGAAGTGTAGTGGCCCTTGTAATGGAGAGGGGAAATGCTGCTGTTTGGTCCCTCAACTTGGACACTAAACTACTAGCAGCTGTCTACAGT GGCGTCTTTTGTTCAGGGCTCGCTTATTATGTGCAAGGAATAATAATGAAAGACAGAGGACCAGTTTTTGTGACGGCATTTAATCCACTAAGCATGATCATTGTCGCTGTCCTCGGATCCTTCATCTTAGCGGAACAGATGTATCTGGGAAG GGTAATTGGAGCTTTTGTAATAGTTGCTGGACTTTACCTTGTTGTATGGGGCAAGAGCAAAGATTATAAATCCGATACTAAGACCCCGTCCATGGACGAACAGAAAACAGCAAACTTTGGACAAATGAGAGATGCAAGTAACACTAATGACGAAGAAAACCACAAGGTCATAACCATTAATGAATCTACAATGAAGTAA
- the LOC108222012 gene encoding probable histone H2A.1 codes for METGGKVKKGAAGRKFGGGGPRKKSVTRSVKAGLQFPVGRIGRYLKKGRYAQRVGTGAPVYLAAVLEYLAAEVLELAGNAARDNKKTRIIPRHVLLAVRNDEELGKLLAGVTIAHGGVLPNINPVLLPKKSEKAAAAKEPTKATKSPKKAAA; via the exons ATGGAGACAGGTGGAAAAGTGAAAAAAGGAGCTGCCGGAAGAAAGTTTGGCGGTGGCGGTCCAAGGAAGAAGTCAGTTACCCGGTCCGTCAAGGCCGGTCTACAATTCCCCGTCGGAAGAATCGGCCGGTACCTCAAGAAAGGCCGTTATGCCCAGCGTGTTGGTACTGGAGCTCCGGTCTATCTTGCCGCTGTCCTTGAGTATCTTGCTGCTGAG GTTTTGGAATTGGCTGGAAATGCAGCTAGGGATAACAAGAAGACTAGAATTATCCCAAGACATGTGTTGTTGGCTGTGAGGAATGATGAGGAGCTTGGAAAGCTTCTAGCTGGTGTCACAATTGCCCATGGTGGAGTTCTTCCAAACATCAACCCCGTGCTATTGCCTAAGAAGTCGGAGAAGGCCGCGGCGGCAAAGGAACCGACCAAGGCGACGAAATCGCCTAAGAAGGCTGCTGCCTAA
- the LOC108220256 gene encoding small ribosomal subunit protein uS8, translating to MVRVSVLNDALKSMFNAEKRGKRQVMIRPSSKVVIKFLMVMQKHGYIGEFEYVDDHRSGKIVVELNGRLNKCGVISPRFDVGVKEIEPWTARLLPSRQFGYIVLTTSAGIMDHEEARRKNVGGKVLGFFY from the exons ATGGTCAGAGTTAGTGTCTTGAATGACGCTCTGAAGAGCATGTTTAATGCAGAGAAGCGCGGAAAGCGACAGGTTATGATAAGGCCATCCTCAAAGGTGGTCATTAAATTTCTCATGGTCATGCAGAAGCACG GATACATCGGTGAATTTGAATATGTCGATGATCACAGATCTGGGAAAATTGTGGTTGAACTGAATGGGAGGCTGAACAAGTGTGGTGTCATCAGCCCTCGTTTTGATGTCGGTGTGAAGGAAATTGAACCCTGGACTGCGAGGCTGTTGCCATCAAGACAG TTTGGATACATTGTGCTAACTACATCAGCGGGTATTATGGATCATGAAGAAGCCAGAAGGAAAAATGTTGGTGGCAAAGTTCTTGGTTTCTTTTACTGA
- the LOC108222480 gene encoding WAT1-related protein At2g37450: MPKSKVFSRVKPFLAVLFLQFGLAGMDVISKVALDQMMSTYVFVVYYHAIATILTAPLKSEAKDDKSNVWKVYSSCLTRTFSRNLFQYIYLVSGRLEKVKLKSIRSQAKIGGTLTTIGGAMLMTFVKGPVIHLMCTEGRTNPVQRSNGVGYQHSLRGSLMITASCFSWACFMVLQANTLETYPAELSLTAWICLMGTVEGAVLALVMERGNAAVWSLNFDAKLLAAVYSGIICSGLAYYVQGIAMKDRGPVFVTAFNPLGMILVAVLGSFILAEQIHLGGVIGAFVIAVGVYLVVWGKSKDYKPRDLSIDNENALKSEQIIDVSRMNDEENHKVSEQMIEASRIYDKDHHEVLAISESMEEEKESDKTLVN; this comes from the exons ATGCCAAAAAGCAAAGTGTTTTCGAGGGTTAAGCCCTTTCTTGCAGTTCTGTTTTTGCAGTTTGGGCTAGCGGGGATGGATGTTATTTCCAAAGTTGCACTCGATCAAATGATGAGCACCTATGTGTTTGTCGTGTATTACCACGCTATTGCCACTATTCTTACTGCTCCCTTG AAAAGTGAGGCCAAAGATGACAAAAGCAATGTTTGGAAAGTTTATTCTTCTTGCCTTACTAGA ACATTTAGTAGAAATCTATTTCAATACATATATCTGGTTTCTGGCAGGCTTGAGAAGGTTAAGTTGAAGAGTATCAGAAGCCAAGCTAAAATAGGCGGCACACTGACTACTATCGGAGGAGCCATGCTCATGACGTTTGTCAAAGGACCAGTTATTCATCTAATGTGTACAGAAGGAAGAACCAATCCTGTTCAACGAAGTAATGGAGTAGGTTATCAACATTCACTAAGGGGTTCTCTTATGATAACTGCTTCATGCTTCAGTTGGGCTTGTTTTATGGTTCTACAA GCAAATACACTAGAGACATATCCTGCTGAGCTCTCTTTAACAGCTTGGATATGCCTGATGGGCACCGTGGAGGGGGCCGTACTTGCCCTTGTAATGGAGAGGGGAAATGCTGCTGTTTGGTCCCTCAATTTCGACGCTAAACTACTAGCAGCTGTCTACAGC GGCATAATTTGTTCAGGACTCGCTTATTATGTTCAAGGAATTGCAATGAAAGACAGAGGACCTGTTTTTGTAACGGCTTTCAATCCACTGGGCATGATCCTTGTCGCCGTCTTAGGATCCTTCATCTTAGCAGAACAAATACACCTGGGAGG GGTCATCGGAGCCTTTGTGATAGCTGTAGGAGTTTACCTTGTTGTGTGGGGTAAGAGCAAAGATTACAAGCCCCGGGACCTGTCAATAGACAATGAAAATGCATTGAAGTCTGAACAAATAATAGACGTAAGCAGAATGAATGATGAGGAAAATCACAAGGTGTCTGAACAAATGATAGAAGCAAGCAGAATTTATGACAAGGATCATCACGAGGTTCTAGCCATAAGTGAATCTATGgaggaagaaaaagaatcaGACAAGACTCTTGTAAATTAA